A stretch of the Flavobacterium sp. 5 genome encodes the following:
- a CDS encoding transcriptional regulator has translation MDTTNFWVVNWYYVTGIAISATALIFAIKNYRKKNKPSELQPQKSIEAHISPQISPQINPVNSLTVNFTEGSSKFIENTSVNDNHKDREFKVDAQKSKFTILFIDDDKNFNIVKILKDSGWKNTSSVTDIKNLDIQAVKDADLFFIDINGVGKLMNCEFEGLDLALMLKQKYSNKKVVIYSANKNFNAFHSAWDICDFKLEKNALPLQFISLVEKFSLEK, from the coding sequence TTGGACACAACAAATTTTTGGGTGGTTAACTGGTATTATGTTACAGGAATCGCCATTTCAGCAACCGCGCTAATCTTTGCTATAAAAAATTATCGAAAAAAGAATAAGCCATCTGAACTTCAACCACAAAAAAGCATCGAGGCGCACATAAGCCCTCAAATAAGTCCACAAATAAATCCAGTTAATTCTCTAACCGTTAATTTCACTGAAGGCAGTTCAAAATTTATTGAAAATACATCCGTTAACGACAATCACAAAGATCGTGAATTCAAAGTTGATGCTCAAAAGTCAAAGTTTACCATATTGTTTATAGACGACGATAAAAACTTTAATATTGTAAAAATTTTGAAAGATAGCGGTTGGAAAAACACTTCATCGGTTACGGATATTAAAAATTTAGATATTCAAGCTGTTAAAGATGCGGATTTATTTTTTATTGACATCAACGGTGTAGGAAAATTAATGAATTGTGAGTTTGAAGGACTAGATTTGGCACTTATGTTAAAACAAAAATATTCTAATAAAAAGGTTGTCATTTATTCAGCAAATAAAAACTTTAACGCTTTTCATAGCGCTTGGGATATCTGTGATTTTAAATTAGAGAAGAATGCTTTGCCTTTACAGTTCATAAGTTTGGTTGAAAAATTTTCATTAGAAAAGTAA